GTGAGTTAACATACGAGGAATTAAGTGCTTATTTCCTCTTTTAGTATTCATAGTTACACCGTTTTTGCATTATATTGAGGATATCAACCTAATGTTTTCGTGTTATTAGTCATATATAATGCTTGGATGTTTGTTTCTTTAAAATTATTTCTTGGAATCTCGTCATCAATTGAGGTTATTATTTCTTGGTTGATAATATTTCACTTGTACTACTAGaatagggtttcatgttcttcAATCACTTGGCCAATTTCAGAGTTCAAAGTTGTTGCTGTGCGAAGATGGACAACGATGGGCACATTCAAGGAGGTCAACTGGATGACGAGCTAGATGATGAGGAGCTCGACAACATCCTTATGTACGTCGTATTATTGGGTTTCATGTTCTTTTTCCAGGATACACATCAGCAGGTCCCAAGAAGACGAAGAGTACGAGATAGCGCGCTGTCAGGGAGAGATTATGTGCTTGAGATTATTAACGGACATGAAGACCGAATTATTCAGAATATGCGCTTGGAtgttcctcaattccttttGTTGTGCGATTTATTGCTTAATCGGGGTTACTGGCATGCATATCCTTCTCAAAGAGTGGGGGTACATGAATCCGTTGCTTTAACCCTAATGTGCCTGAGCCATGATGAGCGGCACCGGGTGTTAGCCGAGCGGTTCCAGCACTCAACGGAGACGATTGATCGACACGTTCGTCGTGTCTTACGAGCTTTGGTTCGGCTAGGTCGTGATCTCGTTAGGCCAAGAAACGTCGATGACACGCATCCTCGGATCTTGAACAATGGTTTGCTCATGCCGTGGTTCCGAGTATGTATCTCATTTTTAGTTGGACATGCACTTTCATGTAGGTTTCTGCGAGCATGTGAAACTTATAGCCAAACTTATTTCACTTATATAGGATTGTGTGGGAGCTTTAGATGGGACCCACGTATCCGCTTGGTGCAGAGCAGAGGTAAGAGAGAGGTTCAGAAATCGGCATGGCGACTTATCCCAGAATATACTTGCTGCCTGCGATCATGATATGCGGTTTGTCTTTGTTCGGGTCGGCTGGGAGGGTAGTGCTCATGATGCCAGAATTCTCCAAGAGACCTTGCTTGATCCGGCCTCAGGATTTCCAATGCCACCGCAAGGTAATTTAATTGAAATGCCTTTTTAGAATATGTCTGGTAACGAATTACTTTTATAATACAAGGCAGTAGGAAATAGTCTCTTATGTATTTGACAGATTATTTACAGCATTTGTTTCCGTAATAAATGAGTAGGGGCTATAACATGAAACCTATCATTAAATCAACAGGAAAATATTATGCAGTAGATGCTGCCTACAGAAATATGCCGGGGTTTATGGCTCCGTTTAGGGGTGCACGTGGCACACCTCATGAGCGAGCAGCTAAAGCGCTGTTCAATAGGCGACATGCATCAGTTAGGAATATTATTGAGCGTACATTTGGAGTTCTTAAGAAGCGATTTCCAATACTCAAAGGTCCAATGCAGAACTACCTGATAGCAACGCAAAATAATATTGTGCTTCCATGTTGTGCTCTTCACAATTTTATGCGCGATTATGTGCCGAATGATGAGTACTTCAATGAAGAAGCGATCAATGGTGCCTTTGCAGATGCACACATAGCAGGGGAACAAGTGCAGATGGGTCAACCTATCGATATGTCGCAGCAGGGCATAGATAACTGGAATGAAGATCGGCGGGCAATGGCGGCGCACATGTATGTGAATGCTAATAACTAGACTCTAGTGCTTGGCCTAGGACCAAAAGTGTGTTAAATCAGCTTCCGATTTGTACTTAAATGTTTAATTCACGTTCCTGGTGAATGAGGGATTACTTTTAATTTGGCTCCAGTTAATTGTGTTATTGCTTGTCCAGGGATTTGCACCTTTGTATTATATTTGGGGACTCATACTTTGCTCTACAACCTCAGTAAGTATTGAGTTTGCCGGTTTAGTTCACGTGAGTTTGTGAATGGTGACGTACGAATAAGTCATGACCGAGTTAAGTTCTAGGCACATTTTTTACAGTGCAAAATTTGGTTTAAACTTTGCCAACTACTTTAGGAAATTGCGGGAGGGGACATAATTTAATGGCCATTATTTTGCAAACATAGCGAACGTATTGGCCAATTACACATTTGGACCCTTAGATCCCCTGTTTTGGGGGTGTTACACataaactagtttttgaaatacattaaaaatttttaaaaagtactataAAAGGTAAAAGCAAAAATTAGTTccgttttttttaaaaaattttcaagaatgtatctcaaaatattttctaaaaacttttCTATTCTTAAATATTTCGGCTGCGTTTGGTTCCACTGTTTTtaccaaaaacagtttttgtagTCAATATACAAACGATGGTCAACAGGTTGTATTTAAAATGCTACAGTCCCGCTGAATCCATACGGTACCGTTTAGCAGCCCAAAATGTTAAAACAAGTCCCGTTCCTCCAATCACCTCACCTACAACATTCCCTTCTTCACTTTCCTCTTCACTACAGCAACAACCGAGGACCGCATTCGGACACAAATCACCTCCAGTTAAGAGCTCATATGCTTCTAATCCGTGGATGTTTGGTGGCGCGCAGCTAGAAAAGGCAAGAACCTAGCTTGTCCAAGAGCACATCAGCAGCTTATCGAAGGCTGTTTTTGCAAACCAGTGACCAAGGAGCTGAGTATCCGCAACGCAAAAAGGAACGAGAAGCGACAGGAACTTCTATCAGAAGTACCGAACTAGCGTAATCAGCTTGGTAATCAGCTTGGATTTGGCGTTTCGATCGCGATTCTACTTGCTCAGCGAAGGAGAGTGAAGTTTCCGCCGCTGCTCAGAACGTTGCGCCGTTGAGGTTGGTTGACCTGTTCACTTGATTGGGCCCTAATTAATTTTGAAATGTTCACTTAATAGGGCTACAGTACTTAAATCAATTTTGAAACCGGCATGTTTTGGGGGCTCTGAACTACCATTGTGCTGATAGTATATGGTAGACAGAATGGAATACCTATTTTGAAACCGGCTTCGTTTAATCTCCCCAAATCTACGGTAATTTTGGGAGTAATTTTCTTCAGTTCCGGTTTGGAACTGATTTTTGCAATTCACACTGGCATCTTCaccatttatttgctttcaatTCTCTTCCCCGCATATACTTTTTGTGCTTGAGATTAGTCAGGACACAGGGGACGTATACCAACGTATCCCAGAAAAAAATATTTAGCTTGTCTGCACTTGCCCATTTCTAGTGTGCATAGGAGATATTTTAGTAGCAACTCATGCTATATATGCATCGTGTTAACTAAATGAATATCAACCTAATTGCCTTCCAAGTATTAGATAGTTGATAAGTTTGTGAGCTGTTAGCTTAAATTGATCCGTATATTAATGCCTGTTATCTGTGAATAGGGTATTTGTTCCTACACTTTAATTTTGTGTAAGAAATTTGATCAGTTGGGAGATTTACATATGAAGCACCACTGCTATTTTTCTAACTAGTTATTGCAATTGGATTACTGAAATTATATGGCCCCTGTGATATGCTGGGCCAAGCTGGTGGAATATCGATTATTTACAGCGGCTGTTGTTGTTGTACTTGAGCTGCCTTTCttaattagtgaag
This sequence is a window from Coffea eugenioides isolate CCC68of chromosome 7, Ceug_1.0, whole genome shotgun sequence. Protein-coding genes within it:
- the LOC113776970 gene encoding protein ALP1-like; the protein is MDNDGHIQGGQLDDELDDEELDNILMYVVLLGFMFFFQDTHQQVPRRRRVRDSALSGRDYVLEIINGHEDRIIQNMRLDVPQFLLLCDLLLNRGYWHAYPSQRVGVHESVALTLMCLSHDERHRVLAERFQHSTETIDRHVRRVLRALVRLGRDLVRPRNVDDTHPRILNNGLLMPWFRDCVGALDGTHVSAWCRAEVRERFRNRHGDLSQNILAACDHDMRFVFVRVGWEGSAHDARILQETLLDPASGFPMPPQGKYYAVDAAYRNMPGFMAPFRGARGTPHERAAKALFNRRHASVRNIIERTFGVLKKRFPILKGPMQNYLIATQNNIVLPCCALHNFMRDYVPNDEYFNEEAINGAFADAHIAGEQVQMGQPIDMSQQGIDNWNEDRRAMAAHMYVNANN